The Parcubacteria group bacterium CG10_big_fil_rev_8_21_14_0_10_36_14 genome window below encodes:
- the murA gene encoding UDP-N-acetylglucosamine 1-carboxyvinyltransferase yields MSKLIIQGGHKLKGEIRISGMKNAATPILAACILATERCVIKNIPNISDVRVMLQILKGLGFLISYKNHTVTVLPKKVTLRGLDVGLIQKLRSSILILGPLLSRMGRVSLPEPGGCIIGRRPIDTHLYGFQKLGAKVLHKNKQIFLSAQKLKGAEIILPEFSVTATENIIMAACLAKGITVIKSAAIEPHVIDLIDFLNKLGGNIKQDLGHKIIVKGVKKLFGGEHTVIPDSIEAGTFIVATLITKGKLKLRGVDHNHLDAVYELLERIGAGLTLSKNSVEIFFKKPLSSFKLQALPYPGFPTDLQAPFGLLATQCNGTSLIHDPLYEGRMSYVNELIKMGANAIICDPHRVLITGLTALKGMEIKGLDLRAGATLVLAGLLAKGITIVDGSENLDRGYEKFDERLNKLGAKIKRE; encoded by the coding sequence ATGTCAAAGCTTATTATACAAGGGGGTCACAAATTAAAAGGAGAAATAAGAATTTCTGGAATGAAAAATGCCGCTACGCCGATTTTAGCGGCTTGTATTTTGGCAACAGAAAGATGTGTCATTAAAAACATTCCCAACATATCCGACGTTAGGGTAATGCTCCAAATATTAAAAGGGCTTGGTTTTTTGATTTCATATAAAAATCATACAGTAACGGTTTTACCTAAAAAAGTTACACTTAGAGGGCTTGATGTAGGATTGATACAAAAGCTTCGCTCGTCTATTCTAATTTTAGGCCCTCTTTTGTCTCGTATGGGTAGAGTATCTCTTCCTGAACCCGGCGGATGCATAATAGGAAGAAGGCCAATCGACACTCATTTATATGGTTTTCAAAAATTAGGTGCAAAGGTTCTACATAAAAATAAACAGATTTTTTTAAGCGCTCAGAAGTTAAAGGGAGCAGAAATTATTTTGCCTGAGTTTTCTGTTACGGCAACAGAAAATATAATAATGGCTGCTTGTCTTGCGAAGGGCATTACAGTAATAAAATCAGCAGCTATTGAGCCACATGTTATTGATTTAATAGACTTTTTAAATAAGTTAGGCGGAAACATTAAGCAAGATTTAGGACATAAGATTATTGTAAAAGGAGTGAAAAAACTTTTTGGTGGCGAACATACTGTTATACCGGATAGCATAGAAGCTGGAACGTTTATTGTTGCCACTCTCATTACAAAGGGTAAATTAAAATTGAGAGGAGTAGACCACAATCATCTTGATGCGGTCTACGAACTTTTGGAGCGTATTGGTGCCGGATTAACCTTGAGTAAAAATAGCGTAGAAATATTTTTCAAAAAACCTCTTTCTTCTTTTAAGCTTCAAGCCTTGCCATATCCGGGATTTCCGACTGACTTACAGGCGCCTTTCGGTCTTTTAGCGACTCAATGCAATGGGACGAGTTTAATTCACGACCCACTTTATGAAGGAAGGATGAGTTATGTTAACGAGCTTATAAAAATGGGAGCAAACGCAATCATTTGCGATCCACATCGTGTACTTATTACAGGACTGACGGCTCTTAAGGGAATGGAAATAAAAGGTCTTGATTTACGCGCTGGAGCAACTTTGGTTTTGGCGGGACTTTTAGCAAAAGGTATTACAATAGTTGACGGGTCAGAGAATTTAGACAGGGGCTATGAAAAGTTTGACGAACGTTTAAATAAACTCGGAGCAAAAATAAAAAGAGAGTAG
- a CDS encoding spore coat protein yields MKGVIIAGGTGSRLMPLTKVVNKSLLPVWKYPIIFYPLYILASAGIKDILIISGTGHAGQFLELLGSGKELGLNLSYTIQDKPGGIAEALGLAEDFADNKKIAAILGDNIYQDCFKEEIKKFEKEGDGARVFLKRVDDPERFGVPEIEGEKIIKIEEKPLAPKSPYAVTGLYLYDNRVWDVIKKLKPSDRGELEITDVNNFYIEDGTMRFSIVNGWWVDAGTFPSLLKANMLAARDIKELNFQFE; encoded by the coding sequence ATGAAGGGTGTTATTATCGCTGGCGGAACAGGCTCTCGTCTGATGCCGCTTACCAAAGTAGTGAATAAATCTCTTTTACCGGTTTGGAAATATCCGATTATTTTTTATCCTTTATATATTTTAGCTTCTGCCGGCATAAAAGATATTTTAATAATTTCTGGTACAGGGCACGCCGGACAGTTTTTAGAACTTTTAGGTTCTGGCAAAGAGTTGGGGCTTAATCTTTCTTATACTATTCAGGACAAGCCAGGGGGTATTGCGGAAGCCCTTGGTCTTGCGGAAGATTTTGCCGATAATAAGAAAATAGCTGCGATTTTAGGAGACAACATCTATCAGGATTGCTTTAAAGAAGAAATTAAAAAATTTGAAAAAGAAGGAGATGGCGCCAGAGTTTTCTTGAAGAGAGTGGATGACCCAGAGCGTTTTGGAGTACCGGAAATAGAAGGTGAGAAGATTATAAAAATAGAAGAAAAACCTCTTGCACCAAAAAGTCCGTATGCCGTGACGGGTCTATATTTGTACGATAACCGTGTTTGGGATGTTATAAAAAAACTAAAACCCTCTGACAGAGGAGAGCTTGAGATTACTGATGTCAATAATTTTTATATAGAGGACGGAACGATGCGTTTTTCTATTGTGAACGGATGGTGGGTTGACGCAGGAACATTTCCGTCACTTCTAAAGGCTAATATGCTTGCCGCCAGAGATATAAAAGAGTTAAATTTCCAGTTTGAATAG
- the rfbD gene encoding dTDP-4-dehydrorhamnose reductase, whose product MINMKILILGAKGMLGQELKFAFLGAEIFAWDFEELDITNKHQVEKKISQLLPDIVINAAAYNNVDKAEEEKQRAVLLNGYATGFIAGACKKIDAIFVHYSTDYIFDGEKKEGYKENDIPKPISVYGASKLLGEIETAKNTDKYYIIRLSRLFGKIGAGLSVKKSFVEVMLDLAKSKNEIEVINEELSSPTYAPDLAERTKYIVETKQPFGIYHSANSGRCTWYGFACEIFKQKKIDVKAIPVSGDKFPRPAKRPEYSVLLNTKLPEARDWKEALINYLS is encoded by the coding sequence ATGATTAATATGAAGATTTTAATTTTAGGCGCAAAAGGAATGTTGGGGCAAGAGCTAAAGTTTGCGTTTTTAGGCGCGGAAATTTTTGCATGGGATTTTGAAGAATTGGATATAACAAACAAGCATCAGGTTGAAAAAAAAATTAGTCAATTATTACCGGATATTGTAATAAATGCGGCGGCATATAATAATGTAGATAAGGCAGAGGAAGAAAAGCAACGAGCGGTATTATTAAACGGATATGCGACAGGATTTATTGCAGGAGCTTGTAAAAAAATAGACGCAATATTTGTCCACTATTCCACTGACTATATTTTTGACGGGGAAAAAAAAGAAGGATATAAAGAAAATGATATCCCAAAACCAATAAGCGTATATGGTGCATCAAAGCTTTTAGGAGAGATAGAAACAGCCAAGAACACAGATAAGTATTATATTATCCGATTATCGCGTCTTTTTGGAAAAATTGGCGCTGGCTTATCGGTTAAAAAGAGTTTTGTTGAAGTAATGCTTGATTTGGCAAAATCAAAAAATGAAATTGAAGTTATTAACGAAGAATTGAGTTCTCCGACTTATGCGCCGGATTTAGCAGAAAGAACAAAGTATATAGTAGAAACTAAACAGCCATTTGGGATATATCACTCAGCGAATAGCGGACGATGCACCTGGTATGGATTTGCTTGCGAGATATTTAAACAAAAGAAAATTGATGTAAAGGCTATTCCTGTTTCTGGAGACAAGTTTCCGCGCCCTGCGAAACGACCAGAATACTCAGTATTGTTAAATACCAAACTTCCAGAAGCGCGTGATTGGAAAGAAGCATTAATTAATTATCTATCCTAA